A stretch of the Argentina anserina chromosome 6, drPotAnse1.1, whole genome shotgun sequence genome encodes the following:
- the LOC126797914 gene encoding uncharacterized protein At2g34160, whose translation MASAQVARVAAVPPPQAQAQPQGQAQPQSQVQVQSQPQSQTQNQALGEQQKKNRIQVSNTKKPLFFYVNLAKRYIEQHNEVELSALGMAITTVVTIAEILKNNGLAIEKKVSTSTVGMRDENKGRLVQKAKIEIVLGKSEKFDSIMSAAAAAQAAQEPAAEGKK comes from the exons ATGGCGTCGGCTCAGGTAGCGAGGGTTGCAGCCGTACCACCACCCCAAGCCCAGGCTCAGCCTCAGGGTCAGGCTCAGCCTCAATCCCAGGTCCAGGTTCAGAGCCAGCCTCAGTCCCAGACGCAGAACCAGGCGCTAGGAGAGCAACAGAAGAAGAATAGAATCCAAGTTTCCAATACCAAGAAGCCACTCTTCTTCTACGTAAATCTTGCTAAG AGGTATATAGAGCAGCACAATGAGGTTGAGCTCTCTGCATTGGGAATGG CAATTACTACTGTTGTCACTATTGCTGAGATTTTGAAGAACAATGGACTGGCTATCGAAAAGA AAGTGTCTACATCTACGGTTGGCATGAGGGACGAGAACAAGGGTCGACTGGTGCAGAAGGCTAAG atTGAGATTGTGCTGGGGAAGTCTGAAAAGTTTGATTCTATAATGAGTGCTGCTGCGGCTGCTCAAGCTGCTCAGGAGCCAGCTGCTGAGGGCAAGAAATGA
- the LOC126800465 gene encoding aspartic proteinase CDR1-like, producing the protein MANLYLLHKHNCMFVVITLLLCHLVYYCVTATTYINHDNGGFNAHLIRKSSRNSPFDKHKKTKIYRRLIGSDTPGSLMRTDPNSGAHIMKFSMGSPPFDIYAMADTGSHLLWTQCQKCKACYKSNFGVFDPRRSSTYKNINCRAKDCRLVGHYKPQDYSRNFCRENDKRPCLYSFSYADGASTTGVLSKETVTLTSNTGKILTLKDIIFGCGYSNNETINTGNEMGVIGLGRGPLSFVSQIAPYVGGKRFSHCLVGEDVDDVSNIYFGKGSEVLGEGVVTTPLVDTDPEEVNYFVTVQGISIENDFVPYNSTGKFPKKGNFMVDSGTPVTRLPQEFFDRLVIQLKKMVKLQSFVKYYPTSSTSNLCFKSKTLPKLPTVAIHFEGGGKLQLAQDQLLYNDEPEVFCFGMAKHTVDGKDFSEFGIYGGDLQTNMLIGFDMDKKLVSFKPMNCASLNYH; encoded by the coding sequence ATGGCTAACCTTTATCTTTTACACAAACATAATTGTATGTTTGTAGTGATCACCCTCTTATTATGTCATCTTGTATATTACTGTGTTACAGCAACAACCTACATCAACCATGACAACGGCGGTTTCAACGCTCATCTGATCAGAAAAAGTTCAAGGAATTCACCATTTGACAAACACAAAAAAACCAAGATATATCGACGGTTGATAGGTTCAGATACGCCTGGATCACTAATGAGAACTGATCCGAATAGTGGCGCACACATAATGAAGTTTTCAATGGGAAGCCCCCCTTTTGATATTTATGCAATGGCTGATACAGGAAGCCATCTATTATGGACGCAATGCCAAAAGTGTAAAGCTTGCTACAAGAGCAATTTTGGTGTTTTTGACCCGAGAAGATCCTCAACTTATAAGAACATCAATTGTCGTGCAAAGGATTGTAGACTCGTCGGCCATTACAAACCACAAGACTATTCACGAAATTTTTGTAGAGAAAATGATAAGAGACCTTGCCTCTACAGTTTTTCATACGCAGACGGAGCATCAACGACGGGTGTGTTGTCCAAAGAAACAGTTACCTTAACATCCAATACAGGTAAAATTTTAACCTTAAAAGATATCATATTTGGTTGTGGGTATTCGAATAATGAAACTATCAACACTGGAAATGAGATGGGAGTTATAGGACTTGGCCGTGGACCGTTGTCATTTGTTTCTCAAATAGCTCCCTACGTCGGAGGCAAAAGATTCTCACATTGCTTGGTGGGTGAAGATGTTGATGATGTAAGTAACATATATTTCGGGAAAGGCAGTGAAGTTTTGGGGGAAGGGGTAGTGACAACACCTTTGGTTGATACAGACCCGGAAGAGGTTAATTACTTTGTTACTGTGCAAGGAATTTCCATCGAAAATGACTTTGTTCCATATAACTCAACTGGAAAATTCCCTAAAAAGGGCAACTTCATGGTCGACTCAGGTACACCGGTGACTCGTCTACCTCAAGAATTTTTTGACCGGCTAGTAATTCAGCTTAAAAAGATGGTCAAATTGCAGTCATTCGTTAAATATTACCCGACGAGTAGTACAAGTAATCTTTGCTTCAAATCCAAAACGCTTCCAAAATTACCAACAGTGGCTATACATTTTGAGGGTGGTGGGAAGCTGCAGTTGGCACAAGACCAATTATTGTATAATGACGAGCCTGAGGTGTTTTGCTTTGGAATGGCAAAACATACCGTCGACGGAAAAGATTTTAGTGAGTTTGGTATATATGGAGGTGATCTTCAAACAAATATGCTGATTGGCTTCGATATGGATAAAAAATTGGTATCTTTCAAGCCAATGAATTGCGCAAGCCTGAACTATCActaa
- the LOC126800463 gene encoding aspartic proteinase CDR1-like gives MATFCVSSTIAVITLSFLHLICYTVTATSIVNNINGGFSAQLIRKNSPNSPFQEHKNRKHSRRLIGPNVPEAPLTVDQMSFAQIMKIKMGTPGTDIYAIADTGSDLVWTQCEPCKACYTTKFGVFYPRKSSTHKNITCRHRECRLLGKKFVPQLVDECKQKPTTKCFYSYAYADESVTLGTLDKETISLKSSTGEDVVLKDIVFGCGHNNNETATTGNEMGVIGLGRGPLSFVSQIAPYVGGKRFSHCLNSDPKLESKIYFGNGSEVSGEGVVTVPLVDAETGYFVTVTGMSIGDDFVPFDSNGTTARKGNFLIDSGTPYPRLPIGYFDKMVTQLQKAVPLGSYVKLDKASGLRSVCFNTTQPVNFPLMAFHYEGGGKVPLIGEFISTPDAEEGGKHCFILNGDDKEIGFIGGLMQIDFLVGFDLDKNVVSFKPTNCVEFNSNGDDKEQGYVGGLMQIDFLVGFDLDKNAVSFKPTNCVKFNIK, from the exons ATGGCTACCTTTTGTGTTTCGTCCACCATAGCCGTCATCACTCTTTCTTTCTTACATCTCATATGCTACACTGTTACAGCAACAAGCATCGTCAACAATATCAATGGCGGATTCAGTGCCCAACTTATCCGGAAAAACTCTCCGAATTCACCTTTCCAGGAacacaaaaacagaaaacattCTCGACGGTTGATTGGTCCAAACGTTCCCGAAGCACCACTAACAGTCGATCAGATGAGCTTTGCACAGATTATGAAGATCAAAATGGGAACTCCAGGTACTGATATTTATGCGATTGCTGATACCGGCAGCGATCTAGTATGGACGCAATGCGAGCCATGCAAAGCTTGCTACACGACCAAGTTTGGTGTTTTTTACCCAAGAAAGTCATCAACTCATAAGAACATTACTTGTCGACATAGGGAATGCAGACTCCTCGGAAAAAAATTTGTACCACAACTTGTAGACGAATGTAAACAGAAACCTACAACAAAATGCTTTTACAGCTACGCATATGCAGACGAGTCAGTCACATTAGGTACATTGGACAAAGAAACAATTTCCTTGAAATCCAGCACAGGTGAAGACGTAGTGCTAAAAGACATTGTATTTGGGTGTGGCCACAACAATAATGAAACTGCCACCACTGGAAATGAGATGGGAGTTATAGGACTTGGACGTGGCCCCTTGTCTTTTGTTTCTCAAATTGCTCCTTATGTTGGAGGCAAGAGATTCTCTCATTGTTTGAACTCGGATCCTAAGTTGGAGAGTAAGATCTATTTCGGGAACGGGAGTGAAGTTTCTGGCGAAGGGGTGGTGACAGTTCCTTTGGTCGATGCCGAGACTGGTTATTTTGTAACAGTAACTGGAATGTCCATCGGCGATGATTTTGTTCCGTTTGACTCGAACGGAACAACGGCGAGAAAAGGTAACTTTCTGATCGACTCAGGTACACCATATCCACGGCTACCAATAGGCTATTTTGATAAGATGGTAACTCAGCTACAAAAGGCAGTTCCACTGGGATCATATGTTAAACTAGATAAGGCTAGTGGGCTACGATCCGTGTGCTTTAATACCACGCAGCCTGTAAATTTTCCGCTAATGGCTTTTCATTATGAGGGTGGTGGTAAGGTGCCGTTAATTGGTGAATTTATATCAACTCCGGATGCAGAAGAGGGCGGGAAGCATTGTTTTATACTGAACGGGGATGACAAAGAGATTGGTTTTATTGGGGGTCTTATGCAGATAGATTTTCTAGTTGGTTTTGACTTGGATAAGAACGTGGTATCCTTCAAACCAACTAATTGCGTAGAGTTCAACAGCAA TGGGGATGACAAAGAGCAAGGTTATGTTGGGGGTCTTATGCAGATAGATTTTCTAGTTGGTTTTGACTTGGATAAGAACGCGGTATCCTTCAAGCCAACTAATTGCGTAAAGTTCAACATCAAGTGA
- the LOC126797904 gene encoding protein WVD2-like 1 isoform X1 yields the protein MGREITGVNQEKKINGVVVGNNRISTAKIHVSPKISERISRIQSKEHKVKDSNEEKAADGEDLEKQDMQAVQSTILDDDMTKENNEKPGTQKSSESLNSSSTDSNSAAFANGHSNQTVPHPNVQVIESAGICEETAKAELASSENSSTAVSPDANKASQTPNVGSPTKSSEPNSPQSSRNGLQPETKKHAVDEDDWSLTSSTAASMRTNKFKVTVGQAPSFKCSERAQKRNEYYSKLKEKQQALEAEKLQYEARTKEEQEAAIKQLRKSLVIKAKPVPNFYYEPPPPKAALKKLPLTQPKSPKLNSLGRRRSFGDALNSSHDEKGRVCPRAHRHSVGGHKECITPPRSKVQNSRRNSIGNGSKVKDQAKQVEETMEAAPKFTQKRNVDISLNHELESFF from the exons ATGGGGAGGGAAATTACTGGTGTGAATCAAGAGAAGAAAATCAATGGTGTTGTAGTGGGTAACAATAGAATTTCCACTGCTAAAATCCATGTCTCTCCCAAAATTTCAGAGAGAATCAGCAGGATCCAGTCCAAGGAACACAAGGTGAAGGACTCTAATGAAGAGAAAGCAGCTGATGGGGAAGATCTTGAGAAGCAAGATATGCAGGCTGTTCAGAGCACGATTCTTGATGATGACATGACCAAGGAGAATAATGAGAAACCTGGAACTCAGAAGTCAAGTGAGAGTTTAAATTCCAGCTCAACAGATTCAAATTCTGCTGCATTTGCAAATGGCCATTCAAATCAGACTGTTCCTCATCCCAATGTTCAGGTGATTGAAAGTGCTGGTATATGTGAAGAAACTGCTAAGGCTGAACTTGCCTCTTCAGAAAACTCCAGCACCGCAGTTTCTCCCGATGCAAATAAGGCTTCACAGACTCCCAATGTAGGTTCACCTACTAAGAGTTCAGAG CCAAATTCACCTCAGTCATCACGAAATGGCCTACAACCTGAAACTAAGAAGCATGCTGTGGACGAAGATGATTGGTCCCTTACTTCCTC CACTGCTGCATCTATGAGAACAAATAAATTCAAGGTTACAGTTGGACAAGCTCCTTCTTTCAAATGCAGTGAACGCGCACAAAAAAGAAACGAG TACTACTCGAAGTTAAAGGAAAAGCAGCAAGCTCTGGAGGCAGAGAAACTGCAGTACGAAGCGAGGACCAAG GAAGAGCAAGAAGCGGCTATCAAGCAGCTGAGGAAGTCCTTGGTGATCAAAGCAAAGCCAGTCCCTAATTTCTATTATGAGCCACCTCCTCCTAAGGCTGCACTCAAGAAG CTTCCACTTACGCAGCCCAAGTCACCAAAATTGAATAGTCTAGGCAGGAGAAGGAGCTTTGGTGATGCTCTCAACTCATCTCATGACGAAAAGGGAAGAGTTTGCCCTAGAGCACATCGTCATAGTGTTGGTGGCCACAAAGAGTGTATCACTCCTCCGAGAAGTAAGGTGCAAAACAGTAGACGTAATAGTATTGGCAATGGTAGCAAAGTCAAAGACCAAGCAAAACAGGTAGAAGAAACAATGGAAGCAGCTCCTAAGTTCACCCAGAAAAGAAATGTAGACATCAGTTTGAATCATGAACTCGAAAGCTTTTTCTAA
- the LOC126797904 gene encoding protein WVD2-like 1 isoform X2 → MGREITGVNQEKKINGVVVGNNRISTAKIHVSPKISERISRIQSKEHKVKDSNEEKAADGEDLEKQDMQAVQSTILDDDMTKENNEKPGTQKSSESLNSSSTDSNSAAFANGHSNQTVPHPNVQVIESAGICEETAKAELASSENSSTAVSPDANKASQTPNVGSPTKSSEPNSPQSSRNGLQPETKKHAVDEDDWSLTSSTAASMRTNKFKVTVGQAPSFKCSERAQKRNEYYSKLKEKQQALEAEKLQYEARTKEEQEAAIKQLRKSLVIKAKPVPNFYYEPPPPKAALKKPKSPKLNSLGRRRSFGDALNSSHDEKGRVCPRAHRHSVGGHKECITPPRSKVQNSRRNSIGNGSKVKDQAKQVEETMEAAPKFTQKRNVDISLNHELESFF, encoded by the exons ATGGGGAGGGAAATTACTGGTGTGAATCAAGAGAAGAAAATCAATGGTGTTGTAGTGGGTAACAATAGAATTTCCACTGCTAAAATCCATGTCTCTCCCAAAATTTCAGAGAGAATCAGCAGGATCCAGTCCAAGGAACACAAGGTGAAGGACTCTAATGAAGAGAAAGCAGCTGATGGGGAAGATCTTGAGAAGCAAGATATGCAGGCTGTTCAGAGCACGATTCTTGATGATGACATGACCAAGGAGAATAATGAGAAACCTGGAACTCAGAAGTCAAGTGAGAGTTTAAATTCCAGCTCAACAGATTCAAATTCTGCTGCATTTGCAAATGGCCATTCAAATCAGACTGTTCCTCATCCCAATGTTCAGGTGATTGAAAGTGCTGGTATATGTGAAGAAACTGCTAAGGCTGAACTTGCCTCTTCAGAAAACTCCAGCACCGCAGTTTCTCCCGATGCAAATAAGGCTTCACAGACTCCCAATGTAGGTTCACCTACTAAGAGTTCAGAG CCAAATTCACCTCAGTCATCACGAAATGGCCTACAACCTGAAACTAAGAAGCATGCTGTGGACGAAGATGATTGGTCCCTTACTTCCTC CACTGCTGCATCTATGAGAACAAATAAATTCAAGGTTACAGTTGGACAAGCTCCTTCTTTCAAATGCAGTGAACGCGCACAAAAAAGAAACGAG TACTACTCGAAGTTAAAGGAAAAGCAGCAAGCTCTGGAGGCAGAGAAACTGCAGTACGAAGCGAGGACCAAG GAAGAGCAAGAAGCGGCTATCAAGCAGCTGAGGAAGTCCTTGGTGATCAAAGCAAAGCCAGTCCCTAATTTCTATTATGAGCCACCTCCTCCTAAGGCTGCACTCAAGAAG CCCAAGTCACCAAAATTGAATAGTCTAGGCAGGAGAAGGAGCTTTGGTGATGCTCTCAACTCATCTCATGACGAAAAGGGAAGAGTTTGCCCTAGAGCACATCGTCATAGTGTTGGTGGCCACAAAGAGTGTATCACTCCTCCGAGAAGTAAGGTGCAAAACAGTAGACGTAATAGTATTGGCAATGGTAGCAAAGTCAAAGACCAAGCAAAACAGGTAGAAGAAACAATGGAAGCAGCTCCTAAGTTCACCCAGAAAAGAAATGTAGACATCAGTTTGAATCATGAACTCGAAAGCTTTTTCTAA